One window of the Nasonia vitripennis strain AsymCx chromosome 4 unlocalized genomic scaffold, Nvit_psr_1.1 chr4_random0010, whole genome shotgun sequence genome contains the following:
- the LOC116417390 gene encoding uncharacterized protein LOC116417390, which yields MTIERNDPRVLVVLAMIYLDPHISIRQIEVRSGIPRETVRRITRLHRYHPYHITLTQELTERDFERRLRFCQWAQERLQNDPHFFRYVMFSDEATFHNTGQLNRHNSHYWSIENPHWTRAVDHQHQWSLVVWCGIVNGYLIGPYFFDGNVNRDRYLHFLTNELPNLLEDVNIKTRMRMWLQHDGAPAHRSLDVQDFLNQTYRNRWIGIGRGEDHVEWPPRSPDLTSPDFYLWGFLKNSVYADAPTTRENMMQRIINTCRGIPRHVLLSTVGSFERRIQLCIRHHGGIFEHLIR from the coding sequence ATGACTATCGAGCGAAATGATCCACGAGTATTGGTGGTGCTTGCTATGATTTATTTAGATCCTCATATTTCAATTCGACAAATAGAAGTACGATCTGGCATCCCGAGAGAAACAGTGAGAAGAATAACAAGACTCCATCGTTaccatccatatcatattactttgacccAAGAGCTAAcagaacgtgattttgaaagaaggttacgattttgccaatgggcacagGAAAGATTGCAAAACGATCCACATTTTTTCAGGTACGTCATGTTTTCCGATGAAGCCACTTTCCATAATACAGGTCAACTAAACCGACACAATTCCCACTATTGGTCcattgaaaatcctcattggacCCGTGCAGTCGATCACCAACATCAATGGAGTCTTGTAGTATGGTGTGGTATTGTTAATGGCTATCTAATTGGGCCTTACTTTTTTGACGGTAATGTTAACAGAGATAGATACCTCCATTTTCTGACAAATGAATTACCAAATCTGTTAGAAGATGTTAATATAAAAACCAGAATGCGTATGTGGCTTCAACATGATGGTGCACCTGCGCATAGAAGTTTAGAtgttcaagattttttaaatcaaacatACCGTAATAGATGGATAGGTATTGGACGTGGTGAAGATCATGTTGAGTGGCCTCCACGATCCCCAGATCTCACGAGcccagatttttatttatggggctttttgaaaaacagcgTATATGCGGACGCCCCTACTACTAGAGAAAATATGATGCAAAGAATCATTAATACTTGCAGAGGCATACCAAGGCATGTGCTTCTGTCGACTGTTGGAAGCTTTGAGCGAAGAATTCAACTATGTATTAGACATCATGGAGGGATTTTTGAACACTTAATTAGGTAA